Proteins from a single region of Erythrobacter sp.:
- a CDS encoding ROK family protein, whose protein sequence is MLGAIEAGGTKFVLAVGPSPHEITVRHTIPTRDPETTLPEAAQWFAAQGTLTALGIGSFGPVELDRASPRWGFITNTPKAGWADCDIAGFFGKALGVPVGFDTDVNAAALAEYRAAAPKGCRSLAYLTIGTGIGGGLVLDGQPVHGIAHPEMGHIFPRRAAETREFAGICPHHGDCLEGLASGPAIIARWGASLSELAPDHPAHGIVADYVAQACHTLFATIAVERVVIGGGVAKTAGLAERIAARTAQLGAGYLPGGTRHRVQSPALGENAGITGAMMLAEALV, encoded by the coding sequence ATGCTGGGCGCGATCGAGGCAGGCGGCACCAAGTTCGTGCTCGCAGTCGGCCCGTCGCCGCATGAAATCACCGTGCGCCACACCATTCCCACCCGCGATCCGGAAACGACGCTGCCCGAGGCCGCGCAATGGTTCGCCGCGCAAGGGACACTGACCGCGCTCGGCATCGGCAGCTTCGGGCCGGTGGAGCTAGACCGCGCATCGCCCCGCTGGGGCTTCATCACCAACACGCCGAAAGCCGGCTGGGCGGACTGCGACATCGCCGGCTTCTTCGGCAAGGCGCTGGGCGTGCCGGTGGGCTTCGATACCGACGTCAATGCAGCAGCCCTCGCCGAGTATCGCGCCGCAGCGCCCAAGGGCTGCCGCAGCCTGGCCTATCTCACCATCGGCACCGGGATCGGCGGCGGGCTGGTGCTGGACGGACAGCCGGTGCACGGCATTGCTCACCCCGAAATGGGCCACATCTTCCCGCGCCGCGCTGCCGAGACCCGCGAGTTTGCCGGCATCTGTCCGCATCATGGCGATTGCCTCGAAGGGCTGGCGAGCGGCCCTGCGATCATCGCCCGCTGGGGCGCGTCGCTCTCCGAGTTGGCGCCTGATCACCCCGCCCACGGGATTGTCGCCGACTATGTCGCGCAGGCCTGCCACACACTCTTCGCCACTATCGCGGTGGAGCGGGTGGTGATCGGCGGCGGTGTGGCCAAGACCGCAGGGCTGGCCGAGCGGATCGCGGCCCGCACGGCGCAGCTGGGGGCAGGCTATCTCCCCGGCGGCACGCGCCACCGCGTGCAGTCACCGGCACTGGGCGAGAACGCGGGGATCACCGGCGCTATGATGCTGGCCGAGGCGCTCGTCTGA
- a CDS encoding ABC transporter ATP-binding protein, giving the protein MLELSGVSHVYPNGTHALDNVTLSIPKGMFGLLGPNGAGKSTLMRTIATLQAPTAGSIRFGDIDVLAEPDRLRRTLGYLPQDFGVYPRISAQAMLDHMAVLKGVSNASERKAMVEHLLNQTNLWAVRGKAIAGFSGGMRQRFGIAQALIGQPELIIVDEPTAGLDPEERNRFLNLLAGIGENVVVILSTHIVDDVADLCPRMAVLAGGKLRLEGAPHDLIASTKGRVWQKTVPHTQLAEMQAQYEVISHRFFAGEIVVHVLADSQPEGFAPVSGGLEDVYFATLAETRRAVPAQAAA; this is encoded by the coding sequence ATGCTCGAACTCAGCGGCGTCAGCCATGTCTATCCGAACGGCACCCACGCGCTCGACAATGTGACTTTGTCGATCCCCAAAGGGATGTTCGGCCTGCTGGGGCCCAACGGCGCGGGCAAATCGACGCTGATGCGCACCATCGCCACACTGCAGGCGCCGACGGCGGGCTCGATCCGCTTCGGTGATATCGACGTGCTGGCCGAGCCTGATCGCCTGCGCCGCACGCTGGGCTATCTGCCGCAGGATTTCGGGGTCTATCCGCGCATCTCCGCGCAGGCGATGCTCGATCACATGGCGGTGCTCAAGGGCGTGTCGAACGCCTCCGAGCGCAAGGCGATGGTCGAGCACCTGCTGAACCAGACCAACCTTTGGGCCGTGCGCGGCAAGGCGATCGCGGGCTTTTCGGGCGGGATGCGCCAGCGCTTCGGGATTGCGCAGGCGCTGATCGGCCAGCCCGAACTGATCATCGTCGACGAACCCACCGCGGGCCTCGATCCGGAAGAGCGCAACCGCTTCCTCAACCTGCTGGCGGGCATTGGCGAGAACGTGGTGGTGATCCTGTCCACCCACATCGTCGATGACGTGGCCGATCTGTGCCCGCGCATGGCAGTGCTGGCGGGGGGCAAGCTACGCCTTGAAGGTGCGCCGCATGATCTCATCGCCTCGACCAAGGGCCGCGTCTGGCAGAAGACCGTGCCGCACACGCAGCTTGCCGAAATGCAGGCGCAATACGAGGTGATCTCGCACCGCTTCTTTGCCGGCGAGATCGTGGTCCACGTGCTCGCCGACAGCCAGCCCGAAGGATTCGCGCCGGTCAGCGGCGGGCTGGAGGACGTCTACTTCGCGACGCTGGCCGAAACCCGCCGCGCCGTTCCCGCCCAAGCCGCAGCCTGA
- a CDS encoding ABC transporter permease/M1 family aminopeptidase, which produces MLTARLAAFELRYQLRNPVFWVSVAIFFLLGFGLAASDNVSFGSPGAVHENSPFTVTFALGLFATFYLFVITSFVANAVVRDDATGFGPMIRATPVGRTNFLAGRFIGGLAIATLGYVAVPLGIAVGSAMPWVDPETVGPGGFMTYAWPFLVIAVPNLILSSALLFSLATVTRSMLASYIGVMVLVLGYLTINIIVSSDPSLQDTVARYEPLGVGAIGEVSRYWTAAEMNSRAIPLEGNLLFNRIFVLGLSAVFLAFAWARFSMTERAPSRWRLRRLAKQAAKTAKAGSVPARTLTAPVARSFGAGHAWASFGVRLKAEVLQVLKSPGLIVLLLLSLAFTGLNLAFSQTTYGTASYPLTAGVITTVIGSMSLFTLIVAVFYGGELVWRERDVKIGEIISATPVPAWAMFVPKILAIFTVLLAMSLSGMFTGVLYQLAKGAPDIDFGLYLVSFVLPQSIDLLLIAVLAVFFQVLSPNKYIGWGIMLVWFVSRIFLSNLGYSNMLYLFGGGPGEPLSDMNGTGDFWVGGLIARGYWGCFGVLLLVLSHWAWPRGTVVAVLPRLKGMGKRINLASGSIALAAVAGMVGTGVVVHNNIKVLNRYETEDESEQRLAAYERAYLKYENLPRPVVTDVAFDVEIFPAERRLVAKGNYMLRNDSGVPITELHVRQGDENVTFSRLDIAGAKLASHDKRFAYRIYRFATPLAPGASTRLDFTSETWRRGFANSGAATDVVENGTFVNNSVFAPIIGMDRRGLLTDRTARRRQGLPDELRTAKLEDTAAQIRNYIGADWVNSRITISTDADQVPIAPGNKLSDEVKSGRRVAVFASPAPILNFFSVQSARYAEAKDSFGNVQLSVYHDPRHAWNVPAMLKAMKTSLGYFTANFGPYQFGYARIIEFPGYDSFAQAFAGTMPYSESIGFAADVRDPETIDYVSYVTAHELGHQYWAHQIVGGDMQGSTLLSETLAQYSALMVMKQLYGEDKIRRFLKFELDSYLQGRKGDVLGEQPMIRIENQSYIHYRKGSLVMYLLQERLGEDAVNRALSRLVAKFRFKGAPYPRSLDLIAELRKEAKTPAQQALISDLFEKITIYDLKAKAATTRKLADGRWSTRITVEAGKFYADAKGGETPTTLAENIEIGLFTERPGQGAFERANVLSMKAMPVRAGSQVIEVVTAKKPLFAGIDPYNFMIDRNSDDNVIEVE; this is translated from the coding sequence ATGCTGACTGCTCGCCTCGCAGCCTTCGAGCTGCGCTACCAATTGCGGAACCCGGTGTTCTGGGTGTCCGTCGCGATCTTCTTCCTGCTCGGCTTCGGCCTTGCCGCCAGTGACAATGTCAGCTTCGGCTCGCCCGGGGCGGTGCATGAGAATTCGCCCTTCACGGTGACCTTCGCGCTGGGGCTGTTCGCCACCTTCTACCTGTTCGTCATCACCTCCTTCGTCGCCAATGCTGTGGTGCGAGATGATGCCACCGGCTTTGGCCCGATGATCCGGGCGACCCCGGTGGGACGGACGAACTTCCTTGCCGGACGGTTCATCGGCGGCCTCGCGATCGCGACTCTGGGCTATGTCGCAGTGCCGCTGGGGATTGCGGTGGGATCGGCCATGCCGTGGGTCGATCCCGAAACCGTCGGGCCGGGCGGCTTCATGACCTACGCCTGGCCGTTCCTGGTGATCGCGGTTCCCAACCTCATCCTCTCCTCGGCGCTGCTGTTCAGCCTTGCCACGGTGACCCGTTCGATGCTGGCGAGCTATATCGGGGTGATGGTGCTGGTGCTGGGCTATCTCACCATCAACATCATTGTCTCCAGCGATCCCTCGTTGCAGGACACCGTCGCGCGCTACGAGCCGCTGGGCGTGGGCGCGATCGGCGAGGTTTCGCGCTATTGGACGGCCGCGGAGATGAACAGCCGGGCGATTCCGCTCGAAGGCAATCTGCTGTTCAACCGCATCTTCGTGCTGGGCCTTTCGGCGGTATTCCTGGCCTTCGCCTGGGCACGCTTCAGCATGACCGAGCGTGCGCCCTCGCGCTGGCGCCTGCGCCGTCTTGCCAAGCAGGCGGCCAAGACAGCCAAGGCCGGCAGCGTGCCGGCGCGCACACTCACTGCGCCAGTGGCGCGCAGCTTTGGCGCAGGCCATGCCTGGGCGAGCTTCGGCGTGCGTCTGAAGGCCGAGGTTTTGCAGGTGCTCAAGAGCCCCGGCCTCATCGTGCTGCTGCTGCTTTCGCTCGCTTTCACCGGCCTCAACCTGGCCTTCTCGCAGACGACATACGGCACCGCGTCCTATCCGCTCACGGCCGGGGTCATCACCACGGTGATCGGCTCCATGAGCCTGTTCACCCTCATCGTCGCGGTGTTCTATGGCGGCGAGCTGGTGTGGCGCGAGCGCGATGTGAAGATCGGCGAGATCATCAGCGCCACGCCGGTTCCCGCATGGGCCATGTTCGTGCCCAAGATCCTCGCGATCTTCACCGTGCTGCTGGCCATGTCGCTGTCGGGGATGTTCACCGGGGTGCTGTACCAGCTGGCCAAGGGCGCGCCGGATATCGACTTCGGTCTCTACCTCGTGTCCTTCGTCCTGCCGCAGAGCATCGATCTGCTGCTGATCGCTGTGCTGGCGGTGTTCTTCCAGGTTCTGAGCCCCAACAAATATATCGGCTGGGGGATCATGCTGGTGTGGTTCGTGAGCCGCATCTTCCTGTCGAACCTCGGCTATTCCAACATGCTCTACCTGTTCGGCGGCGGGCCGGGCGAGCCGCTGAGTGACATGAACGGCACCGGCGACTTCTGGGTCGGCGGGCTGATCGCGCGTGGCTACTGGGGCTGCTTCGGCGTGCTGCTCCTGGTGCTGTCGCACTGGGCCTGGCCGCGCGGCACGGTAGTGGCGGTGCTCCCGCGCCTCAAGGGCATGGGCAAGCGCATCAACCTTGCCTCGGGCAGTATCGCGCTCGCCGCGGTGGCGGGCATGGTCGGCACCGGCGTGGTGGTCCACAACAACATCAAGGTGCTCAACCGCTACGAAACCGAAGACGAGAGCGAGCAGCGCCTTGCTGCCTACGAACGCGCCTATCTCAAATACGAGAACCTGCCGCGCCCGGTGGTGACCGACGTCGCCTTCGATGTCGAAATCTTCCCTGCCGAGCGCCGTCTGGTCGCCAAGGGCAATTACATGCTCCGCAACGACAGCGGGGTGCCGATCACCGAGCTGCACGTGCGGCAGGGTGACGAGAACGTCACGTTCAGCCGGCTCGACATCGCAGGCGCAAAGCTTGCCAGCCATGACAAGCGCTTTGCCTATCGTATCTACCGCTTCGCGACGCCGCTCGCCCCGGGAGCGAGCACGCGGCTCGATTTTACCTCCGAGACATGGCGTCGCGGCTTTGCCAACAGCGGGGCGGCGACCGACGTGGTCGAAAACGGCACCTTCGTGAACAACAGCGTGTTCGCGCCGATCATCGGCATGGACCGCCGCGGGCTGCTGACCGATCGCACCGCGCGCCGCCGTCAGGGCCTGCCCGACGAGCTGCGCACCGCCAAGCTTGAAGACACCGCGGCACAAATCCGTAACTACATCGGCGCCGATTGGGTCAATTCGCGCATCACCATCAGCACCGATGCCGATCAGGTGCCGATTGCGCCGGGCAACAAGCTGTCCGACGAGGTCAAGAGTGGCCGCCGGGTCGCGGTGTTCGCCAGCCCCGCGCCGATCCTCAACTTCTTCTCGGTGCAATCGGCCCGCTATGCCGAGGCCAAGGACAGCTTCGGCAACGTGCAGCTCTCGGTCTATCACGATCCGCGCCACGCGTGGAACGTGCCGGCGATGCTGAAGGCGATGAAAACCTCGCTCGGCTACTTCACCGCCAATTTCGGGCCCTACCAGTTCGGCTATGCGCGGATCATCGAGTTTCCGGGCTACGACAGCTTCGCGCAGGCCTTTGCCGGGACGATGCCCTATTCGGAAAGCATCGGCTTTGCCGCCGATGTGCGCGATCCCGAAACGATCGACTATGTGTCCTATGTGACCGCGCATGAGCTGGGCCACCAGTACTGGGCACACCAGATCGTGGGCGGCGACATGCAGGGTTCGACCCTGCTTTCGGAAACCCTCGCGCAGTATTCGGCGCTGATGGTGATGAAGCAGCTCTATGGCGAGGACAAGATCCGCCGCTTCCTCAAGTTCGAGCTCGATAGCTACCTGCAAGGGCGCAAGGGCGACGTGCTGGGCGAACAGCCGATGATCCGGATCGAGAACCAGTCGTACATCCATTACCGCAAGGGCAGCCTGGTGATGTACCTGCTGCAGGAGCGGCTGGGCGAGGACGCGGTCAACCGTGCGCTGTCGCGCCTGGTGGCGAAGTTCCGCTTCAAGGGTGCGCCTTATCCGCGCAGCCTCGATCTGATCGCCGAACTGCGCAAGGAGGCGAAAACGCCCGCGCAGCAGGCGCTGATCAGCGATCTGTTCGAAAAGATCACGATCTATGATCTGAAGGCCAAGGCGGCGACCACGCGCAAGCTTGCCGATGGACGCTGGAGCACCCGCATCACCGTCGAGGCGGGCAAGTTCTATGCCGACGCGAAGGGAGGCGAAACCCCGACGACGCTGGCCGAGAACATCGAGATCGGCCTGTTCACCGAACGCCCGGGGCAGGGCGCCTTCGAGCGGGCCAATGTGCTCTCGATGAAGGCCATGCCGGTGCGTGCGGGCAGTCAGGTTATCGAGGTGGTGACCGCCAAGAAGCCGCTGTTTGCCGGGATCGATCCCTACAACTTCATGATCGACCGCAATTCGGACGATAATGTGATCGAGGTGGAATAG
- a CDS encoding sigma-54 dependent transcriptional regulator: MSAAPPLQVVLVEDEEPLRDATMQALTLEGAEVTAFPDARAALDWLTADYPGVIVSDVRMPGMDGIAFFAALRAIDPDLPVILTTGHGDIAMAVAAMKDGAADFLTKPYSSADLFRAVRAAAERRALALENRALREEAGRSSASAIPGHSPAAERLRSVIEGVARSEIDVVLTGAHGTGKSHAARLIHDLSPRRGRAFVTVDAGVLAHEDAELLLFGRDPAAAREGAGLSRTGLIERANGGTLFIDEIAAADAVLTARLVSLVESRQVLPIGAAAARRLNLRIIIARLDADEPDAAAPSLRDPLWHRLGAVQIAFPPLSQRREDVAEIFRLFVSRHARELGLAVPAIGEMQWSHVQSHDWPGNLHELAGYARAFVLGLTEIVTPPAPLAGQRPLQQIVADFERTVLEDALRQCRGDVARLQAMMQTPRKTIYDKLAKYDLKPSRYR; encoded by the coding sequence ATGAGCGCCGCTCCGCCCCTTCAGGTCGTGCTGGTCGAGGACGAGGAGCCGCTGCGCGACGCCACGATGCAGGCGCTCACGCTTGAAGGGGCCGAGGTGACGGCCTTCCCCGATGCCCGCGCGGCGCTCGACTGGCTGACCGCGGACTATCCCGGGGTGATCGTCAGCGATGTGCGGATGCCCGGCATGGACGGGATCGCTTTCTTCGCGGCCCTGCGCGCGATCGATCCCGATCTGCCGGTGATCCTCACCACCGGCCATGGCGACATCGCGATGGCCGTGGCGGCGATGAAGGACGGCGCGGCCGATTTCCTGACCAAGCCCTATTCTTCGGCCGATCTGTTCCGGGCGGTGCGCGCGGCAGCCGAACGGCGCGCTCTGGCGCTCGAAAACCGCGCCTTGCGCGAGGAGGCGGGGCGCAGTTCGGCGAGCGCCATTCCCGGCCATTCGCCAGCGGCAGAGCGGCTGCGTTCTGTGATCGAGGGGGTCGCCCGCTCGGAGATCGACGTGGTGCTTACCGGCGCGCATGGCACAGGCAAGAGCCACGCTGCCCGCCTGATCCACGATCTCAGTCCGCGCCGCGGGCGGGCCTTCGTGACAGTCGATGCCGGCGTGCTCGCCCACGAGGATGCCGAACTGCTGCTGTTCGGACGCGATCCCGCCGCCGCGCGCGAAGGCGCGGGCCTGTCGCGCACCGGCCTCATTGAACGCGCCAATGGCGGCACCTTGTTCATCGACGAGATTGCCGCCGCCGATGCGGTGCTGACCGCGCGGCTGGTATCGCTGGTGGAAAGCCGGCAGGTGCTCCCCATCGGGGCGGCCGCCGCGCGGCGGCTCAACCTGCGGATCATCATCGCGCGGCTCGACGCGGACGAGCCGGACGCCGCCGCGCCATCCTTGCGCGATCCCCTGTGGCACCGGCTCGGCGCGGTGCAGATCGCCTTTCCGCCATTGAGCCAGCGGCGCGAGGATGTGGCAGAGATCTTCCGCCTGTTCGTCAGCCGCCACGCCCGCGAACTTGGGTTGGCCGTGCCCGCCATCGGCGAGATGCAGTGGAGCCATGTCCAGAGCCATGACTGGCCGGGCAATCTCCACGAGCTGGCCGGCTATGCCCGCGCCTTCGTGCTGGGCCTGACAGAGATCGTCACGCCGCCTGCCCCGCTCGCCGGGCAGCGCCCCTTGCAGCAGATCGTCGCCGATTTCGAACGCACCGTTCTCGAAGACGCCCTGCGCCAGTGCCGCGGCGATGTCGCGAGGTTGCAGGCAATGATGCAAACCCCGCGCAAGACCATCTACGACAAGCTGGCGAAATACGACCTCAAGCCGTCACGCTACCGCTAG
- a CDS encoding ATP-binding protein, whose product MQNRLGRWYLASVALIGAALIAGLAMLGLERAMRVRALDETRAAAEAQAAILAAGLESELNKFTLVPRVLAVDPEVAALLSGDTGQRNLLNRRLAALADQTNAAAIYLMDARGLTLAASNWDRPDSFIGSNYGFREYFAGALREGTRTEFALGTVSRRPGLYLAERVGPADRPLGVVAVKVEFDGLERKWKDAEDGVFVTDADGIVLLASNPQWRFRASEGTAARDPARDAMRFGVSRIERFELPAGDGASRTVRLIEKIQPIAPAGWELHLLADPSARLSVAVANARLAGLGLLVALGLAGLSAVLWRRQRQARSAAEVAAQTATLREQLQQANRLATLGQITAGLGHEIRQPLAAMRVYAETGERLLGAGRQGEAAENFGKIAGLAGRIGEITEEQLHFSRRQVEEPRDIRLGEVIDGSLLLLRDQIRQKGIALTLPAPEASAAMVRARHVQLEQVLVNLLQNAVQACGEGGQIVLEISPGAGVVRLGVADNGPGVPPALRDTLFQPFVTGKAEGIGLGLAIARDIMRQLGGDLTHSESADGARFIMTIPAA is encoded by the coding sequence ATGCAGAACAGGCTGGGGCGGTGGTATCTGGCAAGCGTGGCGCTGATCGGCGCGGCGCTGATCGCCGGGCTTGCCATGCTCGGGCTCGAGCGTGCGATGCGGGTCCGGGCGCTCGACGAAACCCGCGCTGCGGCCGAAGCGCAGGCGGCCATCCTTGCCGCAGGGCTGGAAAGCGAGCTCAACAAGTTCACCCTCGTCCCGCGCGTGCTGGCAGTCGATCCCGAAGTCGCCGCGCTGCTTTCAGGCGACACGGGCCAGCGCAACCTGCTCAACCGCCGTCTCGCCGCGCTGGCCGATCAGACCAATGCCGCAGCGATCTATCTGATGGACGCGCGCGGACTGACGCTGGCGGCGAGCAACTGGGACCGGCCGGACAGCTTCATCGGATCGAATTACGGCTTCCGCGAATATTTCGCGGGTGCCTTGCGGGAAGGCACCCGCACCGAATTCGCGCTCGGCACCGTCAGCCGCCGCCCGGGTCTTTATCTTGCCGAGCGGGTCGGCCCGGCAGATCGCCCGCTTGGTGTGGTCGCGGTCAAGGTCGAGTTCGACGGGCTCGAGCGCAAGTGGAAGGACGCCGAGGACGGCGTGTTCGTCACCGATGCCGACGGGATCGTGCTGCTCGCCAGCAACCCGCAATGGCGGTTCCGGGCAAGCGAGGGCACGGCTGCGCGCGATCCGGCGCGCGATGCGATGCGCTTCGGTGTGAGCCGGATCGAACGCTTCGAACTGCCGGCGGGCGACGGGGCGAGCCGCACGGTGCGGCTGATCGAGAAAATCCAGCCGATTGCTCCGGCGGGATGGGAGCTGCACCTGCTGGCCGATCCCTCCGCGCGGCTTTCGGTCGCGGTCGCCAATGCGCGGCTGGCGGGGCTGGGCCTGCTGGTGGCGCTCGGGCTGGCAGGGCTGAGCGCGGTGCTGTGGCGACGCCAGCGGCAGGCGCGCAGCGCGGCCGAGGTCGCCGCGCAGACCGCCACCTTGCGCGAGCAGTTGCAGCAGGCCAACCGGCTCGCGACCCTCGGCCAGATCACCGCAGGCCTTGGTCACGAGATCCGCCAGCCGCTCGCCGCGATGCGGGTCTATGCGGAGACCGGCGAACGCCTGCTCGGCGCGGGCCGCCAGGGTGAGGCCGCCGAAAACTTCGGCAAGATCGCCGGGCTTGCCGGACGGATCGGCGAGATCACCGAGGAACAGCTCCATTTCAGCCGCCGGCAGGTGGAAGAACCGCGCGATATTCGCCTCGGCGAGGTGATCGACGGATCGCTGCTCTTGCTGCGCGACCAGATCCGCCAGAAGGGCATCGCCCTCACCCTGCCCGCCCCCGAGGCGAGCGCCGCGATGGTGCGCGCGCGCCATGTCCAGCTTGAACAGGTGCTGGTCAATCTGCTCCAGAACGCGGTGCAGGCCTGCGGCGAGGGCGGCCAGATCGTGCTGGAGATATCGCCCGGCGCCGGTGTCGTCCGCCTCGGTGTCGCTGACAATGGCCCCGGGGTTCCACCCGCCCTGCGCGACACGCTGTTCCAGCCCTTCGTCACCGGCAAGGCTGAGGGCATCGGGCTCGGCCTTGCGATCGCGCGGGACATCATGCGCCAGCTCGGCGGCGACCTGACCCATAGCGAGAGCGCGGATGGCGCGCGCTTCATCATGACGATCCCTGCCGCATGA
- a CDS encoding dicarboxylate/amino acid:cation symporter, which translates to MGMHTAVTAAPQGARARVPLYRQLYVQVLCAIALGATLGHFAPDLGVALKPLGDGFIKLVKMIIAPVIFVTVVTGIAGMRDLKAVGSVAGKAFAYFLTFSTLALVIGLAVGNIVRPGEGLNIDPATLDTGAIADYADKAEATTITGFLLGIIPDTLFSAVTDGQILQVLLVAILAGVAIAATRPASDLVTDVLASFGEVVFKLVGMLMKLAPIGAFGAMAFTIGEFGIGSLANLAALIGTFYLTSLLFVLVVLGLVGWFNGFSIFALIRYLREELLLVLGTSSSEAALPSLMEKMEIAGCRKAVVGLVVPTGYSFNLDGTNIYMTLAALFIAQAVGVELSLAEQLTLVLVAMISSKGAAGVTGSGFVILAATLSVVPSVPVAGMALILGIDRFMSECRALTNFIGNAVATIVVAKWEGALDRDRLTAALAGAPLELPAQDIERHERSGPVSEKIAEVLEHTP; encoded by the coding sequence ATGGGTATGCACACAGCTGTCACGGCGGCGCCGCAGGGTGCGCGGGCGCGCGTTCCGCTTTATCGCCAGCTCTATGTGCAGGTGCTCTGCGCCATCGCGCTGGGTGCGACGCTCGGCCACTTTGCCCCCGATCTTGGCGTTGCCTTGAAGCCGTTGGGGGATGGCTTCATCAAGCTGGTGAAGATGATCATCGCGCCGGTGATCTTCGTGACCGTCGTCACCGGAATTGCCGGAATGCGTGACTTGAAGGCGGTGGGCAGCGTTGCAGGCAAGGCCTTTGCCTACTTCCTCACCTTCTCCACGCTCGCGCTCGTCATCGGCCTTGCCGTGGGCAATATCGTGCGCCCGGGCGAGGGGCTGAATATCGATCCCGCCACACTCGATACCGGTGCCATCGCCGACTACGCCGACAAGGCCGAAGCGACCACGATCACCGGTTTCCTGCTCGGCATCATCCCCGACACGCTGTTCAGCGCGGTCACCGACGGGCAGATTTTGCAGGTGCTGCTGGTGGCAATCCTCGCCGGGGTAGCGATTGCCGCGACCCGTCCGGCCAGCGACCTTGTGACCGACGTGCTCGCCTCCTTCGGCGAGGTGGTGTTCAAGCTGGTGGGCATGCTGATGAAGCTCGCCCCCATCGGCGCTTTCGGGGCGATGGCCTTCACCATCGGCGAGTTCGGGATCGGCAGCCTTGCCAATCTCGCTGCACTGATCGGCACCTTCTACCTCACCTCGCTCTTGTTCGTGCTGGTGGTGCTGGGGCTGGTCGGTTGGTTCAACGGCTTCTCGATCTTCGCGCTGATCCGCTATCTGCGCGAAGAACTGCTGCTGGTGCTGGGAACCTCCTCTTCCGAGGCCGCCCTGCCGAGCCTGATGGAGAAGATGGAGATCGCCGGGTGCCGCAAGGCGGTTGTCGGTCTGGTGGTGCCGACCGGCTATTCCTTCAACCTCGACGGCACCAATATCTACATGACGCTCGCCGCGCTGTTCATCGCGCAGGCCGTGGGCGTGGAGCTCAGCCTTGCCGAACAGCTGACGCTGGTGCTGGTCGCGATGATCAGTTCCAAGGGCGCTGCCGGGGTCACCGGATCGGGCTTCGTGATCCTTGCCGCGACGCTCTCGGTGGTGCCGAGCGTGCCGGTGGCGGGCATGGCGCTGATCCTCGGCATCGACCGCTTCATGAGCGAATGCCGCGCGCTCACCAATTTCATCGGCAATGCGGTGGCGACGATCGTCGTGGCGAAGTGGGAAGGCGCACTTGACCGCGACCGGCTGACGGCAGCGCTGGCCGGCGCGCCGCTCGAACTGCCGGCGCAGGATATCGAGCGGCACGAACGCAGCGGGCCGGTGAGCGAGAAGATCGCCGAGGTGCTGGAGCACACGCCATGA
- a CDS encoding alpha/beta hydrolase, producing the protein MIAQRGLIVRVLACLLLTGFVPAAAFADTAGAAQAHEEIRLWPGTPPGAGRVEGPEVIGTEGAGLGAVSKVSVPRMRVYRPAKSNGAAVLVAGGGGYFRIQLKKESTPAAGWLQSRGFTVFELIYRLPNDGWDAAAPFMDAQRAMKIIRARAGEFAVDPGRIGIMGFSAGGHLAGFTAYQPARALYAGADRFEAVSARPDFAVLLFPVVTLRKPYDTTRTRREIVGEKASAAAETAWSLDTYAAKDSPPTIIFAAADDPTTPPGHGLLLFEKLVAAGASAELHLFRDGGHGWGLGNPDQVISQWPALFEKWAQTLKIVEKQGE; encoded by the coding sequence ATGATTGCGCAGCGCGGTCTCATTGTGCGGGTTCTGGCCTGCTTGCTGCTGACGGGCTTTGTCCCGGCGGCGGCTTTCGCCGATACGGCGGGGGCTGCTCAGGCCCACGAGGAGATCAGGCTGTGGCCCGGCACCCCGCCGGGCGCTGGCCGGGTCGAAGGCCCGGAGGTGATCGGCACCGAAGGCGCAGGCCTCGGCGCGGTCTCGAAAGTCTCGGTCCCGCGCATGCGTGTCTACCGTCCGGCCAAGTCCAATGGTGCAGCCGTGCTGGTGGCGGGCGGGGGCGGGTATTTCCGCATCCAGCTGAAGAAGGAAAGCACGCCTGCCGCAGGGTGGCTCCAGTCGCGCGGCTTTACCGTGTTCGAACTGATCTACCGCCTGCCCAATGACGGCTGGGATGCGGCGGCACCCTTCATGGACGCACAGCGCGCGATGAAGATCATCCGCGCCCGCGCGGGCGAGTTCGCGGTCGATCCGGGGCGCATCGGCATCATGGGTTTTTCGGCAGGCGGGCATCTGGCGGGCTTCACCGCCTATCAGCCTGCCCGCGCGCTCTATGCCGGGGCCGACCGGTTCGAAGCGGTCTCGGCGCGGCCCGATTTTGCTGTGCTGCTGTTCCCCGTGGTGACGCTGCGCAAGCCCTATGACACCACCCGCACCCGGCGCGAGATCGTGGGCGAGAAGGCCAGCGCGGCGGCCGAGACGGCATGGTCGCTCGATACCTATGCCGCCAAGGATTCGCCGCCGACCATCATCTTTGCCGCAGCCGATGATCCGACCACGCCGCCGGGCCACGGGTTGCTCTTGTTCGAGAAACTGGTGGCGGCAGGTGCCAGTGCCGAGTTACACCTGTTCCGCGACGGCGGACACGGTTGGGGTTTGGGCAACCCCGATCAGGTGATCAGCCAATGGCCCGCTTTGTTCGAAAAGTGGGCACAAACACTAAAGATTGTTGAAAAACAGGGAGAATGA